A single genomic interval of Alligator mississippiensis isolate rAllMis1 chromosome 15, rAllMis1, whole genome shotgun sequence harbors:
- the LOC102562033 gene encoding cathepsin S has product MPHVRLMANLACNKRWKRDGPMNITRHHVQEEEGARRATWEQNLRLVTLHNLEHSLGMHSYELGMNHLGDMTSEEVAALLTGDRVPRQPHRNATYLPTPGSHLPDAVDWRDKGCVTDVKNQGACGSCWAFSAVGALEAQVKLKTGKLVSLSAQNLVDCTTTYGNHGCGGGYKTQAFQYIIDNHGIDSDSTYPYTAQNGTCHYDPATCAATCSRYFQLPYGDEAALKDAVANIGPISVAIDATLTSFFLYKSGVYDDPGCTQKTNHAVLVVGYGTLNGQDYWLVKNSWGVSFGDKGYIRMSRNHGNHCGIANYGVYPQI; this is encoded by the exons ATGCCACACGTGAGACTTATGGCTAACTtggcctgcaacaagcgctggaagcGGGATGGGCCAATGAACATTACTCGCCACCACGTCCAG gaggaggaaggggcccGGCGCGCAACCTGGGAGCAGAACCTGCGGCTTGTGACACTGCACAATTTGGAGCACTCGCTGGGAATGCACTCCTATGAGCTGGGCATGAACCACCTGGGGGACATG ACCAGCGAGGAGGTGGCTGCTTTGCTGACAGGAGACAGAGTTCCTCGCCAGCCGCACCGGAACGCCACCTACCTCCCGACACCAGGCAGCCACCTGCCAGATGCCGTGGACTGGCGGGACAAAGGCTGCGTCACAGATGTGAAGAACCAG GGGGCCTGCGGCTCCTGTTGGGCCTTCAGTGCCGTTGGGGCCCTGGAAGCCCAAGTGAAGCTGAAGACTGGGAAGCTGGTGTCCCTGAGTGCTCAGAACCTGGTCGACTGCACCACCACGTACGGGAATCACGGCTGTGGTGGCGGATACAAAACTCAGGCCTTCCAGTACATCATTGACAACCACGGCATCGATTCAGACAGCACCTACCCCTACACTGCCcag AATGGGACGTGCCACTACGACCCAGCCACGTGTGCCGCCACCTGCTCCAGGTACTTTCAGCTCCCATATGGTGATGAAGCAGCCCTGAAGGACGCCGTTGCCAACATTGGACCCATCTCGGTCGCCATAGATGCGACTCTGACTTCATTCTTCCTTTACAAATCAG GTGTCTATGATGATCCAGGGTGCACCCAGAAGACAAATCATGCGGTCCTTGTGGTCGGCTATGGCACACTCAATGGACAGGACTACTGGCTTGTGAAGAACAG CTGGGGTGTCAGCTTCGGTGACAAAGGCTACATTCGCATGTCAAGGAACCACGGAAACCACTGTGGCATTGCCAACTACGGTGTCTATCCCCAGATATAG
- the CTSK gene encoding cathepsin K codes for MWCVGLFALLLPTAAALLHPDPALDAQWELWKKTHRKQYNGKPDELSRRLVWEKNLRYIGTHNLEVSLGLHTYELAMNHLGDMTSEEVVQKMMGLKVPLSRPRSNDTLYEPDWTEQVPDAVDWRKKGYVTPVKNQGQCGSCWAFSSVGALEGQLKRRMGKLLSLSPQNLVDCVTNNDGCGGGYMTNAFEYVHTNRGIDSEDAYPYVGQDESCMYNPTGKAAKCRGYREIPEGNEKALKRAVARVGPVSVGIDASLPSFQFYSRGVYYDESCNAENINHAVLAVGYGTQKGAKYWIVKNSWSEEWGNKGYVLMARNMDNACGIANLASFPKM; via the exons ATGTGGTGCGTTGGCCTCTTTGCTCTGCTGCTCCCAACTGcggctgccctgctgcacccagaCCCGGCGCTGGACGCCCAGTGGGAGCTATGGAAGAAAACCCACAGGAAGCAATACAACGGCAAG CCGGACGAGCTCTCGCGGCGCCTGGTGTGGGAGAAGAACCTGCGCTACATTGGCACCCACAACCTGGAGGTCTCACTGGGGCTGCACACCTACGAGCTGGCCATGAACCACCTGGGCGACATG accaGCGAGGAGGTGGTGCAGAAGATGATGGGGCTCAAGGTACCGCTGTCCCGGCCCCGTAGCAACGACACGCTGTATGAGCCCGACTGGACGGAGCAGGTGCCGGACGCCGTGGACTGGAGGAAGAAGGGCTATGTGACGCCTGTGAAGAACCAG GGTCAGTGCGGGTCATGCTGGGCCTTCAGCTCGGTgggggccctggaggggcagctgAAGCGGCGGATGGGGAAGCTGCTGTCGCTGAGCCCCCAGAACCTGGTGGACTGCGTGACCAACAACGACGGCTGCGGTGGCGGCTACATGACCAACGCCTTCGAGTACGTGCACACGAACCGCGGCATCGACTCTGAGGATGCCTACCCCTACGTGGGACAG GACGAGAGCTGCATGTACAACCCGACTGGGAAGGCAGCCAAGTGCCGAGGCTACCGGGAGATCCCGGAGGGGAACGAGAAGGCACTGAAGCGAGCCGTGGCCCGGGTGGGGCCCGTGTCGGTGGGCATCGACGCCAGCCTGCCCTCCTTCCAGTTCTACAGCAGAG gcgTGTACTACGATGAAAGCTGCAATGCCGAGAACATCAACCATGCGGTGCTGGCCGTGGGCTACGGGACGCAGAAGGGCGCCAAGTACTGGATCGTCAAGAACAG CTGGAGTGAGGAATGGGGTAACAAGGGCTACGTCCTGATGGCCCGAAACATGGACAACGCCTGCGGCATCGCCAACCTAGCCAGCTTCCCCAAGATGTGA